A window of Benincasa hispida cultivar B227 chromosome 9, ASM972705v1, whole genome shotgun sequence genomic DNA:
ATAGGCCATGAGAAGGGTAGGTCATGTGACATGTGACACACGTGACATGTATGCCCCCAACCCTTCATATATTTATAGGGGTTCTAGTAGGGGTAAAAATGTGAATTCAACAATCCaaaacattatattattttgctaaatcaTAAGAAAAAATATCCCTTCTTTCAAAAGTTACAATATTACCTTTcacaattataaaaatttcaaaactatcttttaaatataaattcattAGAATTTTGGGTGAAAATTGAGACACAAGTAGTATgacaataacaaaaaaaaaaattgaaaccaaacatTGTCACACCATTTTCAAGTCAGTCACACCCCTTTCAAACCTCAATTTTCATCAGATATAACAacatattttctttaatatttcaactttagaataaaaatattaattttttaaaaaaataaatgtcaaaATTCAGGGTTTATATTGAGCCtattattttatatgatttGATGCTTCTAAAAACTTGAAGAAATTAACATTTGGATGGGGACCAGTACACAGTACACACTGGCTCTGAGGGGCATACATGGTCGAAATTCTGAATTGGGAGTGGTGTCTTCCATTAGTGAAAAACTGCAGGATTTAATGTTGTAACCTGTAACCAATCCTTTACTATGTGGTATGTACAACCTTAAAAAGTCacataaatattttgtttacaTTACAAAAGATTCGTATAATATTACCTTTGTTTATTGTCCATAAATCAAATCTGCCTCATGAGTCAAACGAATATTCTCAAACCAACCTGTAATAACAACAATGAGCAATGGTAACAGGTCAAGGCTGTACAATTTTGTCTCTGgttcaatttctaaaatacaGAACTCATTCCAATAAAAATTCATGTTTTTCAACATATGTTTTTGTTTGGTGtggtttcttttccttcttcctgTGGTTTTTACTACAACTCTTTATCAGTGTACAAGGTTTCATCCCTACAGTCCTAAACCTTTCATAGTATGAGTGACGGTGTGACGCTACCATTATACACTCAGATTTAGAAAGCTATTTCAAACTCCACTCTCCCTTCCTAACCAAATCATATCTTTTCTTTAATTCTGAACTATACATCTGATAAACAGAATCATAACTTCaaccaaaaaaggaaaaaaaaaaaaaaaaaaagatctatAATGGCTGAAGCTCTTGTTCGGGTCCTACTACACCAACAGGCTCATAGGAACTCAGTTCCCTCCGTCTATATCTCCAAATCAACCACGTGCTTACGGCTGCCAATCCAACTACTAAGGTAACTGCTACTCCAATAGTCATCATAGACCAGAAGTGCTGCTCCATCCATGTCCTGTATAAATCCGGATCAGGAGAAAACAAGAGTGAACATACAAACCACACATAAATGGGATTAACAAAACTGATCAATGGCATTTTTTAAGACTATATAACCTACCAGGCTGAAGGCAAATTACTATTTAAGAAGACGCATAAGGGAATACAGATACGAAACTTATTAGCAGTTACTGCAATTTAGATGTGAATGTTAAGCTTTGAAGGATTTTTCCCCGAGTACCATGCAGATAAATCCTTGCCCTCTCATTAGAAAATATATTCAAAAGATGAAGAAGGGGGGGATGTGCTCTAAATGCAGTGGCCAGTAAGAACTGAAAGTATAACATTCAAGAATATGGAATATATCTCACTTCTTTAACGGAGGTTCAACATTCAACTCAACCAGCTGATAACTTCCGAATTTTTCAGGAAGTTGCAAGTCATGTTCCTTTAAGCGAGAAATTATGTCCTGCAAATCAtcatttatagtaaaaatatagctAATTGATGATATTCCAATGTCTTCACTTTGTATAAATAACCTCGGCGCTTAAGGACATAGCTTTTACCATTGCCGTGGTATTAGATATATAACCAGCAGGGTCAGCAGGGAAGATGGCCCATCTAATGAAGAATTCAGTTTCCCCTAATGTAAAGTTCAGCACATGAACCTAAGATCAGACAATTGGTAGTATTGTGTAAGAAAAACTTGAAACCGCAGACACTACAAAGAACGAGCATAAAGATATAGCAACAGCAGTGCAAGTCTTTTACGAGATTAAGTGAGAACATGAATTCTTCTTAAGTTGAGTTTGCACCATTAATTGTTTCCTTTTACGAGATTAAGTGAGAACATGAATGGTAAAAAGGTTAGCTCTAAATTCATTATTACCTGTGAGACATTAACTTCAAGCTCATTGGCAATAAATTCTGCAAGCTCAGTGATGTTAAGTTTCACGGAGGATTTGTTTACATGAAGCAtcatattaaatgttatgactCCAACCTGAAATTCACCTATACATGGAACAAAGGAAAACATAAAACACATACAGCAGAGATAGTACATAAATACTGCATAAAATAAAAGTCATCTGGTATTATAATCTTGAAACAATTAAGAGCAAAAAGACACTTCAACTTAAGAAAGGTAAGTTACTTAAGTCATAGGCAATCTCAAAATAAAAACTTGAGAACTAGGGATTAAAAACAGAGTTCtttaatgttttcaaatattgttttGGTAGCAAATACAAAaacttgatttcaatttaaacatgTGTACTAATTgtgtttgataatatatttataaatcataaagcTAGTTGTAGTTACCCACTAaaatattaggttaaatataaactattattaattaatttatgaacgtgttttaggttaaaaattttgtataattattattagtttcatataatttataatactttacaaagtatatattttaattcaaaacaaaaataatttaatttacaacatgaaatattatatttattaacattGTTATcccttttttaataaaattttgcattttaaaatttcaaattcaaaatttggatataCTGAATACATTTTTCATAACAAATACACACACACAAACCAATAGCAAAACCTTACCGGAAAGAAATGGCACACTTGGAGAACCAGGTGGAGGAACTTCTTTACTTGTATTCTGACCATAGGAAGGTAAAGGAGCTGGAGGAGGAGCTGGAGGAGGAGCAGGAGAAAGATAATGCAGATTCTTCCAGAGTTCAGAACAGTTAGTCTTCCAAAACCCAATTGTGGTGTTCTCTCGATCATAAGTGACAAGAGTATTACGAACGATAATTCCTGCCGATGGAAAGAAACCATGACGTTTTACTCTAAAGAAGTActactttgtttttcttttattaattttgatgatCGTGATTATTGAACACCTAAGTTTTATCAAGGCATGCAATATAAAACCATCATATATACACAACCACAAAAAGCTCAAGAGAAAAACAATGTATACCGAACAAAAGAGAATTATCCAAAAATCCAGCAAAACTCTGCCATACCTCCCAAAAGTGTTGTCTGATCATTCCCATTTTTAAAGACTCCCAGACAATATGCACCACTAACCTTAGTATGCTGCAGAGATGGTTGATGAGAAGAGAAGGTATATACAATTTATGTAAAATTTACTACAAGTTATAGAAAACTGGATATATCATAACAATACATTGGAGAGGGAAGgcgaaaaagaattaaatcaaagaTGAGTACCCGGAACAAGTAGTTTTCTGGAGAAAGTGAAATTTTCTGTCCATTGGCAAAAACCATATCAACCTCTggaaaaacttttgaaagttcagtgACATCCCTAGCACAAAAAACCGATGCTCAACAATCAACCCAGAAAGGATAAACCTCAAATATCGGTGCTCCTAGCAAGAAATAAAAATACCTCCCAGCACCAGAGAAACAAATATCTTTAAAATTCGGGTCAGGACCACCAATTTGTTTCAGGAAACTAATCTTCTTCATTATCTGCAAATTAAACCACAAGTTAACAAAAAAAAGCACCATGTTTTGTAACAAAGAGCTGCAGAATAGAACGGGGGAGCAAACCAGGAATATGTACCAAACAATTGAGTCAAGAAACCAAAACTTCGTCATTCACGTGAacgaaaaagttaaaaaaatagcaTTATCCCTCATGCAACAACTGTAGAAAACCTGTTTTTTCTAATGAAAACaactctagaaaaaaaaaaaaaaaaaatagaagaagaagaagaagaagaagaaagaacgcCTTTTTTGCTAAAAAGAAGAGCTCAAGATGAATTTGGTATCAATTTCAAAATAGACATCTAGATCAGATCTTTTTGTCCAAAAGAAATTACAACGTTACATTCCGAATGCCAAAAACCGTACCCAACTCCTACATGTTTTTTCAACCATGAAACAGTCCCTCAACTGGGAGTCAATAGCATAAGCTAAGTGTCGCCTACTAGATGACAGCCATCCGTATgaggaaaaaacaaaacaattgcATATCATAACTATTATGTTTGGTAATAACAAATAGAAGACATCACCAAAATATGTTTTGAATATGTAAGAGTTCTTAGATAGTTGCACTAACGATATGTGATTATAAAGAACTACTTGAAGAAGTCTTCAttcaaagataaaatataaAGGTAAAGAAAATAGTCAAATCAATGCAGAATGGTAAAAGATGAGATATATAACACACATGAATGAAATATTGGGACTGGGTAAACTCCAAACTCTCGATTGATCTGATTACACATAGAAGATCCAAATATCCTTCATAATAGATTTCTCAACAAGCATTTATACAGTTTCAATGGCTTTTAGGTGTTCCAAAATTCCATATCATATGCAGAATGAATGAGATGCTGAATCTTACTGGTGACAacatattaaattataggtGTATGTAACAGGCCCCAGACAGTAGATGAGCACTAAGAGTTAGCGAGAATATCGTGATAAGCACAAGGGTGCCTTTAAGCAGAAGGAATCATAAGTAGCACAAGAATGATATGCTTTGGGTGAAGGCAAGACCCTTTAAGATCAGAAACCAGAGATCAGATGTCGGAGTTGAAAAACTTACAGCATCCTTGAATGCATAGTAGGCTTTTTCTGGAAAATAAGCATATGTAGTTCCACTATCCAAGATAGCACCATACTTCCCATCAAAAGTGCTAGGATTCAACTTCAACGGCTTCCCAGCAACATGTATTTCCTTCAGCTCTATATTATAATATGGGCTGTTTCCATCCCAATGCTAGACTGTATTTATGAGATGTACACAAATATAAACcagaaaaatgaataaaacaaaGGCAGATTCAAAATTACCATACCTTCGAGATGGGTCTGAGTGGGTGAATACCATACCAGGGGGTGAAGAGATCCCGCCAAGAACCATTGCACCCCCACCAACATCCATCCCACCATAACATAACGAAAATGAATTGCTGATAACTCGTTTCTCAACAAGTTGGTCCATCACACTGAGTGTACCACGGCCCAAACCCATAATCCCATCAGCACGTTGGGTATAAAGATCACCAGTTTCCATAGTTTCACACCCAAAGACAGCACGCTGGGGTACAAGTTCACTTTCTTTTCCAAATGACATGATGTCCTCAGCAAGCACACCACTGCTAGTACTCATCTCTGCATACCGTCTCTCGTACGTACACTGGACTCCATTGTCATCACAGTTACAATCGACATTGCACTTAACAGGTTGATATGTGCTAGACAGCTCTGGTTGGAACCTTGGATCCTAAAAATAGCATGGTCTAAAAATAAATCAAGTGAAAACTTGTTTTAACAAGTTATATTGGTTTGTAGGGTATAAATAGAGTAGTCAGTAGTTCAAACTATCTAAACGTCCTATGACaatcaatattttatatatatataagactaTGACAATCAATCTAAAGCACCTAGTCCAATGGAACATGCATAAGCTTTAAGTGACTAATCTAGCATGATCTTCCAATGCACACCTCAGAACTACTATCCGCTAAACAATTTGCAAGGATACTAGTAAATTGAATGAGATTTGAACTTTcacatgaaaaaatattttgaaggcTTCACATTTCCTAAAATGACAAATTATGACCAGAATTTTTCAGtgaagcctttttttttttttttttttttgagctaTTCTCACAAGAGATCCTACTACATTTGGTTGTCAAGATAACTTCTAGGATATTAAATACTAAGTGGGCAGCCACCGTAACTAACTCATTTCCTTTTAAATCCTTTACTGTTTACATTAGTGTCCATTGATCACTGGCCAACCAAAAGTAGTTTTTCACCTTGTTGGCCCTAACTGGTTTGATTTTTGTGAACCCATACACAGAAATTCACTTCCAAAGAAAAACATGTACGAAGCCGTGATCCCAGATGGATCAGATGCGCGATCGCTAATCTCTCCTTCATCAGCGATTCGACCAAGCCCAGTTCTAAGATCCCATGCTTACACCGTCCTCGACAGTTATAGACTTTGAAGAAAAAAGTTTCAAGTAACAGTATCATTATCTGTAGGCCCAAATTCGAAGCCACAAAACAACTTGCAGATATTTAGATATAGATAGCAGAACTGAAAAAAGAACGCAGATCAGCAATCAACCGAAAGAAACCTGATGATTCCCGCACTCTACGCAGTTAGAGCATGGAACATACGTCACAGTACTTCCGGTATCGACGATAAGAGCAAATTCTTGTGGAGGAGTCCCAATCCAAAGACGTGTCGTGTAATACCTGCGGATATAAATGCCCAGAACCTCCAATTCTcgataaacatataaataattataaaacagAAACGTAAATTCGAAAATTTCTGAAAGACGGACCCGTTGGTAAGGAGGTCATCGTGGAGCCTCATTCGAGCATTTGACGAGTGGGGCTTACCCAAGTTCTGCAGGTGCCGGAGACGGTGATCACGGTCCAAAACGCGCTGATGAGTAGAATTCATGGGCGAGATATAGAGAGGAAGAATCACAGGCTGTTGCTGATAATCGAAATCTCTCGCGTGCACAGAAGAGGAAAGAATCCTGCCTAGCaaattaaaaccaactaaaCAATAGAAGACGATGGCAGAATATGAATCGGCCCAGGGCGGCGACATGGTGTGCCGGTGAACCGTACGCGACGGTGCAGACGGGACAGAAATGAcggaagagaggactcggtaATATGCCCTCTCCGCCTTCCCCCAAATTACTGAGACTGAATGAAATAAAGCCATTGCAatcttttcttattttccaaaaaaaaaaaaaaaactaaactaatataatgataataatactaataataataataataatactaataataaaaataacgtATGACTTCAAGAAGTCGCTAACCAATTGGCTAATCAGACGGAGCCACGATGACGACAGAATGGTAATGTACGAGATGGGGCACACGGTCAACGGCAAGCCCACGACAAGTTGGAAGTTGAAATTTTTATGTCTCATTTTAAagaattcatatttaaatattggaaaatttttaaaaatagaaaaaatgtcaatctatttttaaaaataacaaaaaaaaaatacggataaatttttatcacttctatcaaataatattaggattttattattttttgtaaataatttttcttatttttctatttttaaaatccccttttaatatttctttaactagtacatatttatataaacaaagaggagaaaaataaaaagaaaactcaaatgTACAATGCTGGAAATAAACgtaatgtttattattattgCATTAAAAAGCTTGACCATGGGGCTATAGCTGCTACGCTATACTATACAATAGTCGATGGGCGGGGGCTGGACTTGGTTTGTGAGAGAAGATTGACAATTATGGGCCTGGGCCTACATTTAGCATGTAAGTGTTGGGCCTTGGGCATAGTGATTGCAATCCCTTCTGTCATGTCCACCAATTGTTCACTAGGACGCTCCCATTCAAAGCATTGAATCAATGAGCCCAATACAAGCCCAATCATTCGTAGGCCCAATCCCTCTCCTGGACACCCCCTTCTACCCAACCCAAATGGCATCAAATTGAACCTGTAATTTTCACTTTCATGCCCGTTAAACCTGTCGGGGTCAAATTTTCTTGGGTGGGCCCAAATTTTGGGGTCGTTTTGAATGGCCCATATATTGATGTATAGCACAGTGCCACGTGGAATATGGTAGCCTCCAACAGAGCAGTCTTCTGATGATTCATGAGGTACTAGTAATGGAGCTGGAGGATACATCCGAAGGGTCTCGTTGATTATGCCACGTAGGTAGGGAAGGTGGGCCATGTCGGATTCGTCAATCGAACGTTCGTGGCCAACTTGATGGTCGATTTCGGTTTGTGCTTTCTTTAAAATTGTTGGATGGTTTAACAAAAGAGATAGAGCCCACTCCATTATGCTCCCTGATGTTTCTGTACCAGCTACTAACATAAGCTGTCCATGTACgcaatatataataatattagaatTGTGATGTGATATACGAGTCATA
This region includes:
- the LOC120086228 gene encoding aspartic proteinase 39-like — its product is MALFHSVSVIWGKAERAYYRVLSSVISVPSAPSRTVHRHTMSPPWADSYSAIVFYCLVGFNLLGRILSSSVHARDFDYQQQPVILPLYISPMNSTHQRVLDRDHRLRHLQNLGKPHSSNARMRLHDDLLTNGYYTTRLWIGTPPQEFALIVDTGSTVTYVPCSNCVECGNHQDPRFQPELSSTYQPVKCNVDCNCDDNGVQCTYERRYAEMSTSSGVLAEDIMSFGKESELVPQRAVFGCETMETGDLYTQRADGIMGLGRGTLSVMDQLVEKRVISNSFSLCYGGMDVGGGAMVLGGISSPPGMVFTHSDPSRSPYYNIELKEIHVAGKPLKLNPSTFDGKYGAILDSGTTYAYFPEKAYYAFKDAIMKKISFLKQIGGPDPNFKDICFSGAGRDVTELSKVFPEVDMVFANGQKISLSPENYLFRHTKVSGAYCLGVFKNGNDQTTLLGGIIVRNTLVTYDRENTTIGFWKTNCSELWKNLHYLSPAPPPAPPPAPLPSYGQNTSKEVPPPGSPSVPFLSGEFQVGVITFNMMLHVNKSSVKLNITELAEFIANELEVNVSQVHVLNFTLGETEFFIRWAIFPADPAGYISNTTAMDIISRLKEHDLQLPEKFGSYQLVELNVEPPLKKTWMEQHFWSMMTIGVAVTLVVGLAAVSTWLIWRYRRRELSSYEPVGVVGPEQELQPL